One window from the genome of Betaproteobacteria bacterium encodes:
- a CDS encoding DUF3429 domain-containing protein, which translates to MVRRLAWFLAFAGAVPFVLATGALYASDASSVRVPAITALVTYSAVILSFLGGIEWGLAIRDESGNEATRVAALGLSTVSSLAAWALLWLPSPRWQVGSALALFAAVWVADQWMAGRGLLPSWFVDLRTVVSVLVVLILAVALFRL; encoded by the coding sequence ATGGTTCGACGCCTGGCCTGGTTTCTCGCCTTCGCAGGTGCCGTTCCCTTCGTTCTCGCGACGGGCGCGCTCTACGCATCGGACGCCTCCAGCGTTCGCGTGCCCGCCATCACCGCGCTCGTCACCTACTCAGCGGTGATCCTGTCCTTCCTCGGGGGCATCGAATGGGGGCTTGCGATCCGCGACGAGAGCGGAAACGAGGCCACGCGCGTCGCCGCGCTCGGGCTGAGCACCGTGTCATCGCTCGCCGCGTGGGCCTTGCTCTGGCTTCCCTCGCCCAGGTGGCAGGTGGGCTCCGCCCTGGCTCTCTTCGCTGCGGTGTGGGTTGCCGACCAGTGGATGGCGGGCCGGGGCCTGCTGCCGAGCTGGTTCGTGGACCTTCGCACCGTTGTCAGCGTACTGGTCGTGCTGATTCTCGCCGTCGCCCTCTTCCGGCTCTAG
- a CDS encoding S9 family peptidase yields the protein MATKSQRLGAEDLWRIARPAQPTLSPDGAQVCVSVTTYDMEENKGRSKLWLLSTFGGEPRALTEAGEKDGEPRWSPDGTNIAFVAKRDKDEEPQLWLIAPDGGEARRVTQMPTGVSGIKWFPDSRRVAFISWVWPDAVGYQAHEARYKEHKDSKVKAHVVEHEAYRYWDHWLSDGRVPRLFVVDVATQRITDLFSGTPYELPAADPSAHHYDIAPEGGEIAFTFDPAEEKRFDHEYHVVVLDLRGKRFSTVTKGSRLSHGSPSYSPDGRWLALLTRDIRRSPVAESRIALIERRTGRLKPLPDAWDRDVHGPLAWEADSSSLVFVSEDRARTHAFRWRLGESNPEIAALGGTVSEFAVAQNAIVFVRNAMSTPPAVFCTSPDRGERRIDRFNDDVMAGIALGEVREFEIRGWNGRKVQMWAIYPPNFDPSKKWPLLHNIHGGPHGIWGDNFHFRWNNHAFAAQGYVVVCVNYHGSSSFGQRFLESINGEWGKREYADVEAGTDFMLRTGYIDRRRLLAAGGSYGGYMVAWMNGHTDRYKAFVCHAGCFDWVAMFSDDAWYWHPKELGAFYWDDPGKVDRQNPRAQVQRMKTPTLVMHGLLDYRVPDSQALAYYNTLKARGVPARLVFFPDENHWILKPQNSRLWYREFFAWLERHAPARRKRRK from the coding sequence ATGGCCACCAAATCCCAACGCCTCGGCGCCGAAGACCTCTGGCGGATTGCGCGACCTGCGCAGCCCACCCTTTCACCCGACGGCGCGCAGGTGTGCGTTTCCGTCACCACCTACGACATGGAGGAGAACAAGGGCCGCTCCAAGCTTTGGCTCCTCTCCACGTTCGGGGGTGAGCCCCGGGCCCTGACGGAGGCCGGGGAAAAGGACGGCGAGCCCCGCTGGTCGCCGGACGGCACGAACATCGCGTTCGTCGCGAAGCGCGACAAGGATGAGGAACCGCAGCTCTGGCTCATCGCGCCCGACGGGGGCGAGGCGCGCCGGGTCACGCAGATGCCCACGGGAGTTTCCGGCATCAAGTGGTTCCCGGATTCGCGCCGCGTGGCGTTCATCTCCTGGGTGTGGCCCGACGCGGTCGGCTACCAGGCCCACGAGGCGCGCTACAAGGAACACAAGGACTCCAAGGTCAAGGCACACGTCGTGGAGCACGAGGCCTACCGCTATTGGGACCACTGGCTCTCGGATGGCCGCGTGCCCCGGCTCTTCGTGGTCGATGTGGCCACGCAGCGCATCACGGACCTCTTCTCGGGTACGCCCTACGAACTGCCGGCCGCCGATCCGTCCGCGCATCACTACGACATCGCGCCCGAAGGCGGTGAAATTGCCTTCACTTTCGACCCGGCCGAGGAAAAACGCTTCGACCACGAATACCACGTCGTCGTGCTCGACCTGCGCGGCAAGCGGTTCAGCACGGTCACGAAGGGCTCCCGGCTGAGCCACGGGAGCCCGAGCTATTCGCCAGACGGACGATGGCTGGCGCTCCTCACGCGGGACATCCGCCGCAGCCCGGTGGCCGAATCGCGCATCGCACTCATCGAGCGCAGGACCGGTCGGCTGAAACCGCTTCCGGATGCGTGGGACCGGGACGTGCACGGGCCGCTCGCCTGGGAGGCAGACTCCTCGTCGCTCGTGTTCGTCTCGGAAGATCGCGCCCGCACTCACGCGTTCCGCTGGCGGCTGGGCGAAAGCAACCCGGAAATTGCGGCGCTGGGAGGTACGGTCTCCGAATTCGCCGTCGCGCAGAACGCGATCGTCTTCGTGCGCAACGCGATGAGCACGCCTCCGGCGGTCTTTTGCACTTCGCCGGACCGGGGCGAGCGCCGGATCGACCGCTTCAACGACGACGTGATGGCCGGGATTGCGCTGGGGGAAGTGCGCGAGTTCGAGATCCGCGGCTGGAATGGCCGGAAAGTGCAGATGTGGGCGATCTACCCGCCGAACTTCGATCCCTCGAAGAAATGGCCGCTGCTGCACAACATCCACGGCGGGCCGCACGGGATTTGGGGCGACAACTTCCATTTCCGGTGGAACAACCACGCCTTTGCCGCGCAGGGCTACGTGGTCGTTTGCGTGAACTACCACGGTTCGTCGTCGTTCGGACAGCGCTTCCTCGAGTCCATCAATGGCGAGTGGGGCAAGCGCGAGTACGCCGACGTCGAGGCCGGGACCGATTTCATGTTGCGCACCGGATACATCGACCGCCGCCGCCTGCTGGCCGCCGGGGGGAGCTATGGCGGCTACATGGTCGCCTGGATGAACGGCCACACGGACCGCTACAAGGCCTTCGTCTGCCACGCCGGATGCTTCGACTGGGTGGCGATGTTCTCCGATGATGCCTGGTACTGGCATCCCAAGGAACTGGGAGCCTTCTACTGGGACGACCCGGGCAAGGTGGACAGGCAGAATCCCCGGGCGCAAGTGCAACGCATGAAGACACCCACGCTGGTGATGCACGGCCTCCTCGACTACCGCGTGCCGGATTCGCAGGCGCTCGCCTACTACAACACGCTCAAGGCAAGGGGCGTTCCCGCGCGCCTGGTGTTCTTCCCGGATGAGAACCACTGGATCCTGAAGCCACAGAACTCCAGGCTCTGGTACCGGGAGTTCTTTGCCTGGCTCGAGCGCCACGCGCCCGCGCGCCGCAAGCGCCGGAAGTGA
- a CDS encoding acyl-CoA dehydrogenase, whose product MGANSGDPMKPSDTKPAFRWEDPFLLEDQLSEEERMVRDSARAYCHEKLQPRILEANRHERFDRAILNEMGELGFLGSTIEGYGCAGVNHVCYGLIAREIERVDSGYRSTMSVQSSLVMHPIHAYGTEAQREKWLPRLATGELVGCFGLTEPNYGSDPGGMITRARKVDGGWRVSGAKMWISNSPIADVFVVWAKDDAGDIRGYVLEKGMKGLSAPKIEGKFSLRASVTGEVVMDEVFVPDDNFLPNVKGLKGPFGCLNKARFGIAWGALGAAEFCWQAARQYTMDRSQFGRPLASNQLIQKKLADMQTEIALGLQAVLRVARLLDEGRATPEMISLVKRNSCGKALDIARVARDMHGGNGVSDEYHVIRHMLNLEAVNTYEGTHDVHALILGRAQTGISAF is encoded by the coding sequence ATGGGCGCAAATTCGGGAGATCCCATGAAGCCCAGCGATACCAAGCCCGCTTTCCGGTGGGAAGACCCTTTTCTCCTCGAGGACCAGTTGTCCGAGGAAGAGCGCATGGTTCGCGACAGCGCCCGCGCCTACTGCCACGAAAAGCTCCAGCCCCGGATTCTCGAGGCCAATCGCCACGAGCGATTCGACCGTGCCATCCTGAACGAGATGGGGGAACTCGGCTTTCTGGGCTCCACGATCGAAGGCTATGGCTGCGCGGGTGTGAACCACGTTTGCTACGGTCTCATCGCACGCGAGATCGAGCGCGTCGATTCGGGCTACCGCTCCACGATGAGCGTGCAATCCTCGCTCGTCATGCATCCGATCCATGCCTACGGCACCGAGGCCCAGCGCGAGAAATGGCTTCCGCGCCTGGCGACCGGCGAGCTTGTCGGGTGCTTCGGCCTCACCGAGCCCAACTATGGGTCCGATCCGGGCGGGATGATCACGCGCGCGCGCAAGGTGGACGGCGGCTGGCGGGTGAGCGGCGCCAAGATGTGGATCTCGAACTCGCCCATCGCGGATGTCTTCGTGGTGTGGGCCAAGGATGACGCGGGCGACATCCGCGGCTACGTGCTCGAGAAAGGCATGAAGGGGCTTTCGGCCCCAAAGATCGAGGGCAAGTTCAGCCTGCGGGCCTCCGTCACGGGCGAAGTGGTGATGGACGAGGTTTTCGTCCCTGACGACAACTTCCTGCCCAACGTGAAGGGGCTCAAGGGTCCGTTCGGGTGCCTGAACAAGGCGCGCTTCGGGATCGCCTGGGGAGCCCTGGGCGCCGCGGAGTTCTGCTGGCAGGCGGCGCGCCAGTACACGATGGACAGGAGCCAGTTCGGGCGACCTCTCGCCTCCAACCAGCTCATCCAGAAGAAACTCGCGGACATGCAGACGGAGATCGCCCTGGGACTGCAGGCGGTGCTGCGCGTGGCGCGCCTGCTCGACGAGGGCCGTGCCACGCCGGAGATGATCTCCCTGGTTAAGCGCAACTCCTGCGGCAAGGCGCTCGACATCGCGCGCGTGGCGCGGGACATGCATGGCGGGAACGGGGTCAGCGACGAGTACCACGTGATTCGCCACATGCTGAATCTCGAGGCGGTCAACACCTACGAGGGCACGCACGACGTGCATGCGCTCATCCTCGGGCGTGCGCAGACGGGAATATCGGCTTTCTGA
- a CDS encoding DUF1178 family protein, whose amino-acid sequence MKVFRLSCSQGHDFEGWFASADEFDRQHAGGEVRCPLCDDQSVARLPSAPYVNTGARGTQTMPVVARDPVSAPELSAALAKLKSYVATHTEDVGRMFPEVARRIHYGEESSRGIRGRVSADEAVELREEGIDAVPLPPGIVLDEELH is encoded by the coding sequence ATGAAGGTCTTTCGACTCTCCTGCAGCCAAGGGCACGACTTCGAGGGCTGGTTCGCCTCTGCGGACGAGTTCGACCGCCAGCACGCGGGCGGCGAGGTGCGCTGCCCGCTATGCGATGACCAAAGCGTCGCCCGGTTGCCCTCTGCTCCTTACGTGAACACGGGGGCTCGCGGCACCCAGACGATGCCCGTGGTCGCCCGGGATCCGGTCTCCGCACCGGAGCTTTCGGCTGCCCTCGCGAAGCTCAAGTCCTACGTGGCGACCCATACCGAGGACGTCGGGCGGATGTTTCCCGAAGTCGCGCGCCGGATCCACTATGGCGAAGAATCGTCGCGCGGGATCCGCGGTCGCGTGTCGGCCGATGAAGCGGTCGAGCTGCGCGAGGAGGGGATCGACGCCGTGCCACTACCGCCGGGCATCGTGCTGGACGAAGAACTGCATTGA
- a CDS encoding malonyl-CoA decarboxylase, protein MPGTRAIIDRLVGTFAAATRGRSERRALRLAKLLHTLISERGESSGAMMARRSVALYNGLDEDGRRLFFDILARDFSPDPDEVLAAAEAYRRDTGPATLARLQKVTEPPRQEVFRRMNTAPNGTVALVGMRKVLLEALPANPQLAAVDDDLTHLFGSWFNRGFLELRRIDWGTPASILEKLIAYEAVHEIQGFPDLKRRLERDRRCFAFFHPALPGEPLVFVEVAFVDELPSAVAPILSTDSAVGDPRKARCAVFYSITSCLPGLKGVSFGNFLIKQVAQDLHEELPNLRQFATLSPMPGFRKWLRGQPIDQGLASAPPIRFAAQAQPARLPGDELREPLEALGVRYLAHEWKDGHVLDPVARFHLGNGARLERINWRADASMKGLHQSLGLMVNYVYALDDVERNHESYVNRHVVACSPAVERMARLAEGERRGMAGT, encoded by the coding sequence ATGCCCGGCACGCGCGCGATCATCGATCGGCTGGTCGGCACCTTCGCCGCAGCCACCCGCGGGCGCAGCGAGCGGCGTGCGCTGCGCTTGGCCAAGTTGCTCCACACGCTGATTTCCGAGAGGGGTGAATCGTCGGGCGCCATGATGGCTCGGCGCTCGGTTGCCTTGTACAACGGGCTGGACGAGGACGGCCGTCGGCTCTTCTTCGACATCCTGGCACGCGATTTCTCGCCCGATCCCGACGAGGTGCTGGCGGCCGCCGAGGCCTACCGGCGCGACACCGGCCCGGCGACTCTCGCCCGGCTGCAGAAAGTGACCGAGCCGCCGCGGCAGGAGGTGTTCCGGCGCATGAACACGGCGCCCAACGGCACCGTGGCGCTGGTGGGAATGCGCAAGGTGCTTCTGGAAGCGCTTCCCGCCAACCCGCAGCTCGCCGCCGTGGACGACGATCTCACGCACCTCTTCGGGTCGTGGTTCAACCGCGGATTTCTCGAACTCCGGCGCATCGACTGGGGAACGCCTGCGTCGATCCTCGAAAAGCTCATCGCGTACGAGGCGGTCCACGAAATTCAGGGGTTCCCGGACCTCAAGCGCCGCCTCGAGCGGGACCGCCGCTGCTTCGCCTTCTTTCATCCCGCCTTGCCCGGCGAACCGCTCGTGTTCGTCGAAGTCGCATTCGTGGACGAGTTGCCGTCCGCGGTGGCGCCAATTCTTTCCACGGACAGTGCCGTCGGCGACCCGAGGAAGGCGCGCTGCGCGGTCTTCTACTCGATCACCAGCTGCCTGCCGGGGCTGAAGGGCGTTTCCTTCGGCAATTTCCTGATCAAGCAGGTCGCCCAGGATCTCCACGAGGAGCTGCCCAACCTGCGCCAGTTCGCCACGCTCTCTCCCATGCCGGGTTTCCGCAAGTGGCTCCGGGGCCAGCCGATCGATCAGGGACTCGCCTCGGCCCCGCCCATTCGCTTTGCCGCGCAGGCGCAACCGGCAAGGCTGCCTGGAGACGAGCTTCGCGAACCCCTGGAGGCCCTCGGGGTGCGCTACCTTGCCCACGAGTGGAAGGATGGGCACGTGCTCGATCCGGTGGCCCGCTTCCACCTGGGCAATGGCGCCCGCCTCGAGCGCATCAACTGGCGGGCGGATGCCTCGATGAAAGGGCTGCACCAGTCGCTCGGCCTGATGGTGAACTACGTCTATGCCCTCGACGACGTGGAGCGAAACCACGAGAGCTACGTGAACCGCCATGTGGTCGCCTGTTCGCCCGCGGTCGAACGCATGGCCCGGCTCGCGGAAGGCGAGCGGCGCGGCATGGCGGGGACATGA
- a CDS encoding malonyl-CoA synthase → MNDNLYSLFESRFPADRTRALLILPDGREIAYGEAEQTCARYASCLAALGLSPGDRIAVQVEKSPEALLLYLACLRAGLVYLPLNSAYQQGEVGYFLENAEPGAVVAQPRSAPWLEPLAAKRGIRHVFTLDENGEGSFVEAARAGKPRFDTAPRRADDLAAILYTSGTTGRSKGAMITHRNLASNAKVLHAYWGFRPTDVLVHMLPLFHVHGLFVACHCVLMNGTAMRFHGKFDSHAALEDFRRSTVFMGVPTFYTRLLNEAGLDRDACSRMRLFISGSAPLLAETHAEFGMKTGQRILERYGMTETGMLTSNPLDGERRPGTVGLPLPGTEVRVVGDTGEPCAAGEIGQIQVKGDNVLSGYWRMPEKTKEEFTTDGFFRTGDVGSFSNDGYLSIVGRSKDLIITGGYNVYPKEVELAIDEMPAVAESAVIGVPHPDFGEAVTAVVVTRPGQPVPTEAEVIAWLKSSLANFKVPKRVFVVKELPRNTMGKVQKNVLRDRYSSLAG, encoded by the coding sequence ATGAACGACAACCTTTACTCGCTGTTCGAATCGCGCTTTCCGGCTGACCGCACGCGAGCGCTCCTGATCCTGCCTGACGGACGCGAGATCGCCTATGGCGAGGCCGAGCAGACCTGCGCCCGATACGCGTCCTGCCTTGCCGCGCTGGGCCTTTCTCCCGGCGACCGCATCGCCGTGCAGGTCGAGAAGTCACCCGAGGCGCTGCTGCTCTACCTGGCCTGCCTGCGCGCGGGCCTCGTCTACCTCCCGCTCAACAGCGCCTACCAGCAAGGGGAGGTGGGGTACTTCCTCGAGAATGCGGAGCCGGGCGCGGTTGTCGCCCAACCGCGTTCGGCGCCCTGGCTCGAGCCCCTCGCGGCGAAACGCGGCATCCGGCACGTGTTCACGCTGGATGAGAACGGGGAGGGCAGCTTCGTCGAGGCGGCCCGTGCCGGGAAACCCCGGTTCGACACGGCGCCCAGGCGCGCCGACGATCTCGCGGCGATCCTCTACACCTCGGGAACCACGGGGCGCTCGAAGGGGGCGATGATCACGCACCGCAATCTCGCGTCGAACGCGAAGGTGCTTCATGCGTACTGGGGTTTCCGCCCGACGGATGTCCTGGTGCACATGCTGCCGCTTTTTCACGTGCACGGCCTGTTCGTGGCGTGCCACTGTGTGCTGATGAACGGGACGGCAATGCGCTTTCACGGGAAGTTCGATTCGCACGCAGCGCTGGAGGATTTCCGGCGCAGCACGGTATTCATGGGCGTGCCCACCTTCTACACGCGCCTGCTGAATGAGGCCGGGCTCGATCGCGACGCGTGCTCGCGGATGCGCCTGTTCATATCCGGCTCGGCGCCGTTGCTCGCGGAGACGCACGCGGAATTCGGAATGAAGACGGGCCAGCGCATCCTCGAGCGCTATGGCATGACGGAGACCGGCATGCTCACCTCCAATCCACTGGATGGCGAACGGCGGCCCGGAACGGTGGGATTGCCGTTGCCGGGAACCGAGGTTCGCGTCGTCGGCGACACCGGCGAGCCCTGTGCGGCGGGGGAGATCGGCCAAATCCAGGTGAAGGGTGACAACGTGCTGTCTGGCTACTGGCGCATGCCCGAGAAGACCAAGGAGGAGTTCACGACCGACGGATTCTTCCGGACCGGCGACGTCGGTTCGTTCTCGAATGACGGATACCTGTCCATCGTCGGGCGATCCAAAGACCTCATCATCACCGGCGGCTACAACGTGTACCCGAAGGAAGTCGAGCTGGCCATCGACGAAATGCCCGCTGTGGCGGAATCCGCGGTGATCGGCGTGCCACACCCGGATTTCGGCGAGGCCGTGACGGCGGTCGTCGTCACGCGCCCCGGACAGCCCGTGCCCACGGAAGCGGAAGTCATCGCCTGGCTCAAGTCCAGTCTCGCGAACTTCAAGGTGCCGAAGCGCGTCTTCGTCGTGAAGGAACTGCCGAGAAACACCATGGGCAAGGTGCAGAAGAACGTCCTTCGCGACCGCTACTCGTCGCTTGCGGGGTGA
- a CDS encoding FAD-binding protein: MTTTLPIRFSPDRNAPIHPLAERLKREVEGDVLFDKASRGHYSTDASIYQIEPVGVVVPRTMEAAVIALQIAAEEGVPILPRGGGTSQGGQTVGAALVVDASKHLNRLVEVDPVTRRAVVEPGIVLDHLNAQVRRHGLWFPVDVSTAAQATLGGMTGNNSCGSRSIAYGYMVHRVAAIDAWLADGTRGRFGPAAEMNHPAIRALSARAAALWDREKDEIEARFPKVSRHVAGYNLDCLASEGQNLAKLLVGSEGTLAWFERITLDLADIPKHKALGVAHFPRFHDAMDAAQHIVKLGPCAVELVDRTMIELSRAIPAFAPTINAYVRGQPDAILLVEFAGEDRDEQVRGVKRLTELMADLGFPDGVVELLDAGQQKALWEVRKAGLNIMMSMKGDGKPVSFIEDCAVPLEHLAEYTSKLTEVFRKHGTEGTFYAHASVGCLHVRPILNMKGDGTIRMRAIAEEAADLVRRYKGAYSGEHGDGLVRSEWIAPFFGPRLTAALSEIKGWFDPKGLMNPGKIVNPTKQDDRSLLRYKPDYRAQAPATVLDWSAWGGLPGAVEMCNNNGHCRKFDAGTMCPSYRVTRDEAHLTRGRANTLRLALSGQLGVDGFASAAVKEAFDLCVSCKGCRRECPTGVDMARMKIEYLHHDRARNGYSVRDRLVGMLPAYARWASRFAPLVNMAQRLPGVSHAMRALAGFDSRRKLPAFSGKPWLASQPAHASKGGREVVLFADTFNNWFEPDNLASARLVIEAAGFEVVPARGTDARPLCCGRTYLSAGMVDRAKAESRRMIDALAPWIERGTPVVGLEPSCLYSLKDEFLAMHPGDSRAAALSELAVSFESFVAGAVREGAKIAWREGVVSEILVHGHCHQKAFGSFEDTMDALRAIPGARVSAVESSCCGMAGSFGYERAHYDVSMAMGEASLLPAIRAASVATVVVAAGTSCRHQIEHGASREAVHPAVALAAALAS; this comes from the coding sequence ATGACCACCACGCTCCCAATCCGCTTCTCCCCGGATCGCAACGCCCCCATCCACCCGCTCGCCGAGCGCCTGAAACGGGAAGTCGAAGGCGACGTGCTCTTCGACAAGGCGAGCCGGGGCCACTATTCGACCGACGCGTCCATCTACCAGATCGAGCCCGTGGGCGTGGTGGTGCCGCGCACGATGGAGGCGGCGGTCATCGCGCTGCAGATCGCCGCGGAGGAGGGCGTGCCCATTCTGCCTCGCGGTGGAGGGACGTCCCAAGGGGGCCAGACGGTGGGCGCGGCGCTCGTGGTCGATGCAAGCAAGCACCTGAACAGGCTCGTCGAGGTCGATCCGGTGACGAGGCGCGCGGTGGTGGAGCCGGGCATCGTGCTCGACCATCTCAATGCCCAGGTGCGACGGCACGGCCTGTGGTTTCCTGTGGATGTCTCGACGGCCGCGCAGGCAACGCTGGGCGGAATGACGGGCAACAATTCCTGCGGGTCGCGGTCCATCGCCTACGGCTATATGGTCCACCGCGTCGCCGCGATCGACGCGTGGCTCGCCGATGGAACGCGCGGCCGCTTCGGGCCGGCGGCCGAGATGAACCATCCGGCCATCCGCGCGCTTTCGGCGCGGGCGGCGGCGCTCTGGGATCGCGAGAAGGACGAGATCGAGGCGCGATTCCCCAAGGTTTCGCGCCATGTCGCGGGTTACAACCTCGACTGCCTGGCCTCCGAGGGGCAGAACCTCGCCAAGCTCCTCGTAGGCAGCGAAGGCACGCTCGCGTGGTTCGAGCGCATCACGCTCGACCTCGCGGACATCCCGAAGCACAAGGCGCTAGGCGTGGCGCATTTCCCGCGCTTCCACGACGCGATGGACGCCGCGCAGCACATCGTGAAGCTGGGGCCCTGCGCCGTCGAGCTGGTTGACCGGACGATGATCGAGCTCTCGCGGGCGATTCCGGCTTTCGCCCCGACCATCAATGCCTACGTTCGCGGCCAGCCCGACGCGATCCTCCTCGTGGAGTTCGCCGGGGAGGACCGCGACGAGCAGGTGCGTGGCGTGAAGCGACTTACAGAGCTGATGGCGGACCTGGGCTTTCCGGACGGCGTCGTCGAGCTTCTCGATGCCGGGCAACAGAAGGCCCTGTGGGAGGTGCGCAAGGCGGGCCTCAACATCATGATGTCGATGAAGGGCGACGGGAAGCCGGTGTCCTTCATCGAGGACTGCGCCGTGCCGCTGGAGCACCTGGCGGAATACACCTCGAAGCTGACGGAGGTCTTTCGCAAGCACGGCACCGAAGGCACGTTCTACGCTCACGCATCGGTCGGCTGCCTGCACGTGCGCCCGATCCTCAACATGAAGGGCGACGGGACGATCCGCATGCGCGCCATCGCCGAGGAGGCGGCCGACCTGGTGCGCCGCTACAAGGGCGCCTATTCGGGAGAGCACGGCGACGGCCTGGTGCGTTCCGAGTGGATCGCGCCTTTCTTCGGGCCGCGGCTCACGGCGGCGCTCTCCGAAATCAAGGGATGGTTCGACCCGAAAGGGCTCATGAACCCGGGCAAGATCGTGAACCCGACGAAGCAGGACGACCGCTCGCTCCTGCGCTACAAGCCGGACTATCGCGCCCAGGCGCCGGCCACGGTACTCGATTGGAGTGCGTGGGGCGGTCTTCCCGGGGCCGTGGAGATGTGCAACAACAACGGCCACTGCCGCAAATTCGACGCCGGGACGATGTGCCCCAGCTACCGGGTAACGCGGGACGAGGCCCACCTCACGCGAGGCCGGGCCAACACGCTGCGCCTCGCCCTTTCGGGTCAGCTCGGCGTGGACGGCTTCGCCTCGGCTGCCGTCAAGGAGGCCTTCGACCTGTGCGTGTCCTGCAAGGGCTGCCGCCGCGAATGCCCCACGGGCGTGGACATGGCGCGCATGAAGATCGAATACCTGCACCATGACCGGGCCCGCAACGGCTACAGCGTGCGCGACCGGCTGGTGGGAATGCTGCCGGCCTATGCGCGGTGGGCGTCGCGATTCGCCCCGCTCGTGAACATGGCGCAGCGGCTTCCCGGAGTTTCGCACGCGATGCGCGCGCTGGCCGGCTTCGATTCCCGCCGCAAGCTGCCCGCCTTCAGCGGCAAGCCGTGGCTCGCCAGCCAACCGGCGCACGCCTCGAAGGGGGGACGCGAGGTGGTGCTCTTCGCCGACACCTTCAACAACTGGTTCGAGCCGGACAACCTCGCCTCGGCCCGGCTCGTGATCGAGGCCGCCGGCTTCGAGGTGGTACCGGCTCGCGGTACCGATGCCCGGCCACTTTGCTGCGGCCGGACGTATCTTTCGGCTGGCATGGTGGATCGTGCGAAGGCGGAATCGCGACGGATGATCGATGCCCTGGCGCCATGGATAGAACGCGGCACGCCGGTCGTGGGGCTGGAGCCGTCATGCCTTTATTCGCTGAAGGACGAATTCCTCGCGATGCATCCCGGCGACTCCCGCGCAGCCGCGCTCTCGGAACTCGCGGTCTCTTTCGAGTCCTTCGTGGCCGGCGCCGTGCGCGAAGGCGCGAAGATCGCCTGGCGCGAGGGCGTTGTGTCCGAGATCCTCGTGCACGGTCATTGCCACCAGAAGGCCTTCGGGAGCTTCGAGGACACCATGGATGCGCTCCGCGCGATCCCGGGGGCGCGCGTGAGCGCGGTGGAATCGAGCTGCTGCGGCATGGCCGGTTCGTTCGGCTACGAGCGCGCGCATTACGACGTCTCGATGGCGATGGGAGAAGCCTCGCTCCTTCCGGCCATCCGCGCCGCCAGTGTGGCGACCGTGGTCGTCGCCGCGGGGACGAGTTGCCGTCACCAGATCGAACACGGCGCATCGCGCGAGGCCGTGCATCCCGCCGTGGCCCTCGCAGCCGCGCTGGCGTCATGA